GTCTACGCGGCACTCGAAAAAGACGAGTTGCTCCTACTGCTCGCCGGAGGGGACAAAGGCAGCCAAAGCCGAGATATCTTTGCGGCTAGGCAACTTCTAGCTCAGCGACGAAAGGAACGATGATGGACACCACATTTTCCACTTGGCATATCGAGGATGACATCCGATCCGACGAGGATGCCATCGGATATCTCAACGCAGCGCTTGAAGAGCGCGACCCGGCCTCGCTGCAGGATATGCTCGGCGTGGTCGCGCGCGCCCGAGGGATGACGGGCGTCGCCCGGGCGTCCGGATTGGGCCGCGAATCGCTGTACAAGGCGCTGCGCCCCGATTCTAAACCTTCGTTCGATACCATCATGCGCGTGGCCGACGCCTTGGGAGCGCAGCTGTACTTCCTTCCCAAAGACATCGACATGGAGGCGGTGCATAACGCCATCGAAGAAGTGAAACAGCATGCCGCCAAGCAAACGACCATCCCCACCACCGCAACAGGAAGCCTGACATGAGCCAAACCACAGAACCAGCATCCCACCGAACGCCGAAGGACCCGCAGAAGTCACAGAAGCCCGCCGCCCAAACAGCCACCACCCGAGCGTGGCCGCATAAGGAACGTCAATCACGCAATCCTTTCGCGGTCAATCCGCGAGCGCAGGGAATCAAAGGCAAAGACGGCGGCAAATCACTAGGCAAAGGCACGATGCCGTTCAAAGCCACCGGCCACAAAGGCGGCATCAGCAGACAGGGTTCAAAACGCGGCTGACCGACGTCATCCGATCGCCACGAATCGAAGCGAGGCGCGCATCTCGCCCGTCATCGAGTTCGGTCATTGCCCGCTCTCCATACATCATGATCCGTCGTATCGGACGATTGCCGTTCAGATCGGTGAAATGCAGGCCAGCATCAGATACAGCGAACCTAACAGCCCGGTCGTCCGCTGGCTTCGAAGCCGGTGAGCCGAAATAAACACAGCAATAATGAGACGGCATGGGCGATTCCTTTCATATGGCAATGTCCACGCGGCTCCCAGAGAACAGCCCAGGAACCTCATGGCGGGCATTCAGCCCTGCTCGCCGTCCGGAATGGACAAAACGGTGAATGACCAAGCGGGAACGGTGACCATCGAAGACACGCTCAGATCCACTATGTCGTCTACGGGAGCAGTCGGGGAGGCCTCATACCGCACGCCGGCCAACGGATCATCTCCGGTGAGCGTGCGTATCGACGAAACCGGAAGATCGGAACGCCCCAGCGCCTCCTTCACATCAACCGCCACAGGTGATCCCATGGCATTGGTGATGCGCAGATAACTGGTTCGTTTCCCACTGTTGTGGGCTAAAGCCACCGTTCTGCGGATCTCCTCTCCTCTTTCGACGCCGCTCATCAGCTCGCTTCCATCCACGAGCACACGGACTTTCCGCCCACGGTCGGACACTAGAATCCGAAGCCGCCAACCATCACCGGGCTGGGGCTGTCCCTCCGTCCGCTGACCCACGGTAGACACGGCGGCGATATCAAAACCACCGCTTTCGGAATATGCGGTGATACGCGACATATTACGACTCAGACGAATCTGGTCGTACACACCTGCATCGATGTCGCCGAAATCAAAGAAGAAATCGGACTTCCCAGCGAGGTATTCCAGATGTAAGCGAATCTCATAGTCATCAGCATGAAGGTCAATGTCGGGGCATTGCTCCAGACCGGTGAAATAAGTCATGTCCGGCAGGCGACGTATCTCGCCGTCGCTCATACGAATCTCGAATTCGGTGATAGAGAGCTTGAGATCGCCTCCCCACACCTGATCATGGGTGAAGCGTAGCCGCACCCGGTCGGAAAGTTCACGCACGCTTCCCACGACCCCTTCGATTTCAAGAGGAACAGCTGTGTCGGCGATCGTATCGGCATACATCTGCTGCACCCAATAGCTGTAGGTGCGGTGCACATGCTCGTTGTCAAAGTAGATGAGATTCGGGTTCCAACCGGCATGTCCATTTTTGCAGAATAACGGCGCGTAAGAGGCCATGACCACGGCGTCTCCGTTGGCTTCCATGCGTCCCATGATTGCGGATTCCGCCAATCCGTTAATGAGTCCGGTGCCCCATGAGCCGTATTCTCCTAAATACACCTTTGGCCCTTGACGATTAACGCCATCCCAATGGTCGAGATGACGGAACCACCAGCTGGGAGAACGGTAAGAATGCTCATCGACGATAGGAACGCCAAGTTTGCTCGCGATACGCCAGCCTTCGTCATAATCGCGTCCTTCCGGGTCGGGACCGACGGTGCCGATGACTGTGATCTCGGGATGAGCGGCCCTGACGGCCTCATAGATACGGGTGAACCGATCCTCGAACACCGCATCAATGCGGTCCTCATTGCCAATGCCGAGATATTCCAAGCCGAACGGATCGGGATGCCCCATTTCCGCACGCTTGGCCGCCCACTCATTGTCCGCAGGATCGGCATTGCAGAAATCAATCAGGTCGAGTACTTCCTGAATATATGCAGGCATGTCCTTCAGCGCGATGGGAACCGGTCCGGAATCCGTGTTTTGACAGCCCACCCCCGCTGGGAGTATAGGCAGTGGCTTGGCTCCGATGGTTTCGCATAGAAGAAAGTACTCATAGTATCCGATGCGGAAGGATTGGTGGTATCCCCAACAGTTGAAGTTGTGCGGACGATGCTCCACCGGACCAATGGTGTCCTTCCACCGGTACATGTTGTAATAGCCATAGCCATGGGCAATGCATCCTCCGGGGAAGCGCATGAACCGCGGATGGAGCTCGTCCAGGACCCTTACCAGATCAGGACGGCAATGCTTCAACCCTTTATAGGCGGCACGGGGTTCAAGACTGACGAAATCAAGTTCGAACACGCCTTCGCTCAGAAAGGTCAGACGGAAAGCGCCGTTAGAAGCCTCACCCTGCGAGACGAGCTCAAGGGTCAGCTTTTTCCATCCAACGGAATCACAGACCAGCAGCCCCTCGGCCAGTACCTGACCATCATCGCCCAACAGCTCAGCACGCACCCGCTGGGGGCGTCCCGATTCGGTGCGGCACCACAGACTCAAGTCATAGGACTCCTTTTTACGAAACACCATACCGTCAAAGCCTTCATTGGTCAGACTCGCCGGAGCCTTGCCGATTTCGACGATGGCATAGTGCGGATTCTCTTCAGCCACTGGAGAGTCGATGCCAAGAGAGAACGCCGCGAACGAGTCTTCAGGCACGGACTTGGTCCAGAATGAGTAGTTGCTCCAATGCTCCGAGCTCGAACGGCAGTATTCGAATGCACCGTTCTGCACGAGTTCGCTGGCGATACCACCGTCCGCACAGGCATTGATATCCTCGAAAAAGATTCCCCACAAATCGTCGCTGACACGATGGGAAGAAGCGGACCGTCGCACATGGATGGTTTCGATGTCTCTCATAGGTCACCCCTTGACCGCGCCGATCATGACGCCCTTATTGAAATACTTTTGCAGGAACGGATATAGAACGAGCAACGGCAGCGTGGAGACGATAATCACTCCGTATTTGATTTGGTCGGCCAACTGTTGTTGTTCGGCGGCGTTCGCCATGTTCACATTGCCCTGCTGCGCGTTGGTCTGATTGGCCAGTAGGATATCGCGCAGCACATTCTGCAACGGATACTTCGCGGAGTCACGGATGTACACCAGACCAGTGAAGAAGTCATTCCAATGGCCGACAAAATAATAGAGACCGACGACCGCGATAATCGCACTCGACAATGGCAGGACGATTTTGAAGAAGTGTCCGAAATAGGTCAGCCCATCGATCTGCGCCGCATCATAGAGCTCATCGGGAATCGACGTCTCGAAGAACGAGCGCGCGATGATGAGGTTATACACATTGACGGCGGAGGGCAGAATGAACACCCACATGGTGTTGAGGATGCCGAGATTCTTGAACAGCAAGTAGTTCGGAATCAGACCACCGACGAAAAACATCGTGAAAGTTAGCAAAAACAGCAGCACGCGACGGGATTTCCATTCACGTCGCGACAAGGCGAACGCCGCAGGCAGCGTGACGATCATGTTGAGTGCGGTTCCAACCACCGAATACAAGATGGTGTTCGCGTATCCCTGCCAAATGCGACTATCGGCGAAAAGCTTCTCATAGCCTCCGAAATTGATGCCTTTCGGCAAGAACAGGATCTGCCCTTGGGATACCATGCCTTGATTTGAGAACGAGGCGATGATGACAAACCACAACGGATAGATGATGGCGAATACGATTGACGCCAGCATCACAACGATGATGATGTCGGCGACCCAGTCGCCCATCGTTTTATGAGGCCGGACCTTCGGATTCCATGGAATATCGGCGGAAGTCAATTTAGAGGTTGGAGAATCGCCTGCGAGTGCGCTTGTCATTGGGATACCTGACCTTTTCTGACGGGTTTGCCTCATACCACTTCTCACATCAGTAGATGCTGGTATCTGAGACCTTCTTCGAAATCGTGTTCGCCGCGACAACGAAGATGAAATTGATGAGCGTGTTGAACAGGCCAATGGCCGTGGAATAGCTGAACTGGTTGCCAAGGATGCCGATGCGATAGACATACGTTGAAATGACCTCGGAGGATGACAGGTTCAGCGCGTTTTGCATGAGGAAGACCTTTTCGAATCCGACCGACAGCACCGATCCCATCTTGAGAATGAGCATGACGCCGATGGTCGGCATGATCGTCGGCAAATCGACATATCGAATAAGCTGGAGGCGTCCCGCTCCATCGATTTTCGCCGCCTCATACAAGCTAAGATCCACGGAGGAAAGAGCGGCAAGATAGATAATGCAGTCCCAGCCGACATGCTGCCAGATTTCACTGACCCAATAGATGACAGAGAACATGCCTGGGATGGCCATCAGACTGGTGTCTCCTGCGAAACGACCAAGGATGCCAGCGGTCGGATCCAGGAAGATATTAATCATGGCGACGATGACCACCGTGGAGATGAAATGGGGCATGTAGGTAATCGTCTGCACGAATCCCTTGATTTTGGAGTTGCCAATCTGGTTGATCAGCAGCGCAAGGACGATCGGGCAGATGAAGCTCATCACCAAGGTCCACAAGGAGATGCGAATAGTGTTGACCATAATCTGTCCGAACATCGGTGACATGATGAATTTGCTGAAATACTTCAGCCCCACGAACTCACCCCCGGAGATGCCTTCTCGGGGATCAAAGTCGAAGAAGGCCAGACGGAGGCCATACATCGGGGCATAAGCGAACACCGCCACGAAAAGCAGACAGGGGAACGTCAGCACCCACAGCCGCCATTTCGGCCCCACCTTCGAATCCAACCATGATCCAATTCGCGCCGGCAACGATTGCCCGTGCAGTAACGAGCCGCCACCCTCATGACGACCCCACGCCGCCGCCGGGCGAACCACCTCATCCACTCTCGCACTCATTCTCTTTCCTTTCGTCCAAGGCCTCACTGCACTTGACAGAACGAACACATCGTTCTCATAACGTTATGATATCACAACGTTATGAGAAAGCAAGTTGGACCAACGCGAAGAGGGCGGGGTGTGGAGTCCACGCAGATTCCACACCCCGCCCTCGTTGATTCAGATACGACTCAGACTCAAATCTCAGCCCCAGTCCTATCCAGAGCAATCACAGTTTGGCATATTCGTCATACCACTTCTGCCAAAGCGCAATGTTGTCTTCAACGCCCAAGGCCTTGATCCTGTCTTGGAACTCGTCCCATGAGGCATCGTCAAGGCCCCCGTTACTTACCCATTGGGAGACTTGAGTCACCACATAGTTGAGCAGCTGGGTGCGGTTATCGGAAAGTGTTTTTGCATCCTCATCGTTCGGGATGACATACCCCGGCCAATAGTCGTCGCTATCAAGCCCAGGAGCTTGGTCGCGGTAGATGCGCGTCGTCTCATCGAAATGCTCCACCGGATTGTTTTCAATCGTAATGCCCTCTGGGAAGTACGAGTATCCGCGGTTGCCCATGCCGTATTCGCCGGCGGACACGGCATCGTACTGCTCCTGAGGAATCTCATAGCTCTTGTCACCGAGTTTTGTGACATACTCACCAAGATCACCGAAAAACTGAGCTACCGACACATCCGTGTCCATCATCTTTTCAACGACTTTGAAGATAGCCTCCTTGTTGGGAGCGTCAGCTTTGATAGCTATGCCATCATACGAGGCCAACTGCGCCTGTTCGGCCGTGGCATCGGCAGGATCGTCGCTGGAGGACGGCACCGGAATGGACACATACTGATCCGAGAGACCACCGAACGATGTGGTGTCCCAAGTGATGGCCATGCCGGTGATGGCGGTCTCGCCATCGGACTGGAGCTCGGAGTTCCACTTCGAATCGTCCTTGGTCCAGCCCGCTTGAGGGATCAGCCCTTCGCTGGTCAGTTCACTGAGATATTCGACCACCTGACGGAAATTCTCGGTCTGCAAGAAGTTGCCGACCTTGCCATCCTTAGCGTAGATCCCTTCAGGACCAGCGGGAGACATGGTCATGGCGGTGGAGATACCCGTGGAGTTGATGAGCTGGAATGGTGAATACCAACCGAAGCCGGAGGTCTCCATCGCGCGGATATTCCACGGAATCTCGTCGGCCTCGCCATTGCCATTCGGATCCTGGGTCTTGAACGCCCTTAGCACTTCGGTCAACTCATCCCAAGTCCGAGGAATATCCAACCCTAGCTTGTCGAGCCACGTCTTGTTGATCAGGAAAGTCTGACCGGTATAGTTGCTTTCGCCTTGGGACACCACATCATTAGGGATCTGGTAGATGTTGCCGTCCATCGTAGTGGCGGACTTGCGCGCGTAGTCACGGTCTTCGAAGAACTTCTTGACCGACGGAAGCTGGTCCAGATCATCGGAGAGGTCTTCGAAGTAAGGATATCCGGCCAAATCGGACTGTCCGAACAGCGCAATGCTGATGTCCGCCACCTCTCCAGAAGTTAGCACGGCGGCCTTCTGCTGCTGCCACGCGTCGACTGAGACAGTGTCCCACTGGATGGTGCAGTCGCATGCCGCCTCAAGTTCTTTGAACCATTGAGTCTCGGCGGGATCGAT
Above is a window of Bifidobacterium eulemuris DNA encoding:
- a CDS encoding type 2 periplasmic-binding domain-containing protein; the protein is MSTSLKRRVNSILAAGVAVAMLVGVTACGGSDAAVDDSGKPIVTIMSTKNSLTKIDPAETQWFKELEAACDCTIQWDTVSVDAWQQQKAAVLTSGEVADISIALFGQSDLAGYPYFEDLSDDLDQLPSVKKFFEDRDYARKSATTMDGNIYQIPNDVVSQGESNYTGQTFLINKTWLDKLGLDIPRTWDELTEVLRAFKTQDPNGNGEADEIPWNIRAMETSGFGWYSPFQLINSTGISTAMTMSPAGPEGIYAKDGKVGNFLQTENFRQVVEYLSELTSEGLIPQAGWTKDDSKWNSELQSDGETAITGMAITWDTTSFGGLSDQYVSIPVPSSSDDPADATAEQAQLASYDGIAIKADAPNKEAIFKVVEKMMDTDVSVAQFFGDLGEYVTKLGDKSYEIPQEQYDAVSAGEYGMGNRGYSYFPEGITIENNPVEHFDETTRIYRDQAPGLDSDDYWPGYVIPNDEDAKTLSDNRTQLLNYVVTQVSQWVSNGGLDDASWDEFQDRIKALGVEDNIALWQKWYDEYAKL
- a CDS encoding carbohydrate ABC transporter permease, coding for MTSALAGDSPTSKLTSADIPWNPKVRPHKTMGDWVADIIIVVMLASIVFAIIYPLWFVIIASFSNQGMVSQGQILFLPKGINFGGYEKLFADSRIWQGYANTILYSVVGTALNMIVTLPAAFALSRREWKSRRVLLFLLTFTMFFVGGLIPNYLLFKNLGILNTMWVFILPSAVNVYNLIIARSFFETSIPDELYDAAQIDGLTYFGHFFKIVLPLSSAIIAVVGLYYFVGHWNDFFTGLVYIRDSAKYPLQNVLRDILLANQTNAQQGNVNMANAAEQQQLADQIKYGVIIVSTLPLLVLYPFLQKYFNKGVMIGAVKG
- a CDS encoding addiction module antidote protein, with translation MDTTFSTWHIEDDIRSDEDAIGYLNAALEERDPASLQDMLGVVARARGMTGVARASGLGRESLYKALRPDSKPSFDTIMRVADALGAQLYFLPKDIDMEAVHNAIEEVKQHAAKQTTIPTTATGSLT
- a CDS encoding alpha-L-arabinofuranosidase C-terminal domain-containing protein, translated to MRDIETIHVRRSASSHRVSDDLWGIFFEDINACADGGIASELVQNGAFEYCRSSSEHWSNYSFWTKSVPEDSFAAFSLGIDSPVAEENPHYAIVEIGKAPASLTNEGFDGMVFRKKESYDLSLWCRTESGRPQRVRAELLGDDGQVLAEGLLVCDSVGWKKLTLELVSQGEASNGAFRLTFLSEGVFELDFVSLEPRAAYKGLKHCRPDLVRVLDELHPRFMRFPGGCIAHGYGYYNMYRWKDTIGPVEHRPHNFNCWGYHQSFRIGYYEYFLLCETIGAKPLPILPAGVGCQNTDSGPVPIALKDMPAYIQEVLDLIDFCNADPADNEWAAKRAEMGHPDPFGLEYLGIGNEDRIDAVFEDRFTRIYEAVRAAHPEITVIGTVGPDPEGRDYDEGWRIASKLGVPIVDEHSYRSPSWWFRHLDHWDGVNRQGPKVYLGEYGSWGTGLINGLAESAIMGRMEANGDAVVMASYAPLFCKNGHAGWNPNLIYFDNEHVHRTYSYWVQQMYADTIADTAVPLEIEGVVGSVRELSDRVRLRFTHDQVWGGDLKLSITEFEIRMSDGEIRRLPDMTYFTGLEQCPDIDLHADDYEIRLHLEYLAGKSDFFFDFGDIDAGVYDQIRLSRNMSRITAYSESGGFDIAAVSTVGQRTEGQPQPGDGWRLRILVSDRGRKVRVLVDGSELMSGVERGEEIRRTVALAHNSGKRTSYLRITNAMGSPVAVDVKEALGRSDLPVSSIRTLTGDDPLAGVRYEASPTAPVDDIVDLSVSSMVTVPAWSFTVLSIPDGEQG
- a CDS encoding ABC transporter permease; its protein translation is MSARVDEVVRPAAAWGRHEGGGSLLHGQSLPARIGSWLDSKVGPKWRLWVLTFPCLLFVAVFAYAPMYGLRLAFFDFDPREGISGGEFVGLKYFSKFIMSPMFGQIMVNTIRISLWTLVMSFICPIVLALLINQIGNSKIKGFVQTITYMPHFISTVVIVAMINIFLDPTAGILGRFAGDTSLMAIPGMFSVIYWVSEIWQHVGWDCIIYLAALSSVDLSLYEAAKIDGAGRLQLIRYVDLPTIMPTIGVMLILKMGSVLSVGFEKVFLMQNALNLSSSEVISTYVYRIGILGNQFSYSTAIGLFNTLINFIFVVAANTISKKVSDTSIY